The following coding sequences lie in one Miscanthus floridulus cultivar M001 chromosome 9, ASM1932011v1, whole genome shotgun sequence genomic window:
- the LOC136482438 gene encoding uncharacterized protein isoform X1 encodes MLGFSTGQLLVILGACSVMMKPSDMVKIARTAGRMTGRAVGRLIVARRQLDEILGQSAATQVHKELKEAMTQLDSIRYEVQNLSRLTPGQFMMKQHNTAGKSDSSDGSATKQEEFRQEIRSIIRDEIKNFVSTTETRKHEVADEPTTLKSTDMKMANSGLTNLHSQAMTYARLSEAPGLKMGSSLSGNYQEQFKESNGLLNVLPISAESAGLLPSRPDGPTGSDLVLEAVLEAEVAENAKLFVSQPHDQLPKE; translated from the exons ATGCTGGGGTTCTCGACCGGCCAGCTGCTGGTCATCCTCGGGGCCTGCTCCGTCATGATGA AGCCCAGCGACATGGTGAAGATTGCGAGGACGGCTGGGAGGATGACTGGGAGAGCGGTCGGGCGGCTCATAGTGGCTCGCCGGCAGCTGGACGAGATTCTGGGCCAGTCTGCAGCCACCCAG GTTCATAAGGAGCTTAAAGAAGCTATGACACAATTAGACTCAATTCGTTATGAAGTCCAGAACTTATCTAGATTAACTCCTGGGCAGTTTATGATGAAGCAACATAACACTG CAGGGAAATCTGATTCATCTGATGGTTCTGCAACTAAG CAAGAAGAATTTCGTCAGGAAATTCGCAGTATAATTCGTGATGAAATTAAAAACTTTG TGAGCACAACTGAAACTAGAAAACATGAAGTGGCTGATGAACCAACGACACTGAAATCCACG GACATGAAAATGGCTAATTCAGGATTGACAAATCTGCACAGCCAAGCAATGacgtatgcaaggctatctgaagCCCCAGGACTTAAGATGGGTTCTTCCTTGAGTGGGAACTACCAAGAGCAATTCAAGGAAAGCAATGGGCTGCTAAATGTATTGCCAATATCAGCTGAAAGTGCCGGATTACTTCCAAGCCGCCCAG ATGGACCAACAGGCTCAGACCTAGTCCTCGAGGCTGTGCTTGAAGCAGAAGTTGCAGAGAATGCTAAACTGTTTGTCTCGCAGCCTCATGATCAGTTACCTAaggaatga
- the LOC136482438 gene encoding uncharacterized protein isoform X2: MLGFSTGQLLVILGACSVMMKPSDMVKIARTAGRMTGRAVGRLIVARRQLDEILGQSAATQVHKELKEAMTQLDSIRYEVQNLSRLTPGQFMMKQHNTGKSDSSDGSATKQEEFRQEIRSIIRDEIKNFVSTTETRKHEVADEPTTLKSTDMKMANSGLTNLHSQAMTYARLSEAPGLKMGSSLSGNYQEQFKESNGLLNVLPISAESAGLLPSRPDGPTGSDLVLEAVLEAEVAENAKLFVSQPHDQLPKE, from the exons ATGCTGGGGTTCTCGACCGGCCAGCTGCTGGTCATCCTCGGGGCCTGCTCCGTCATGATGA AGCCCAGCGACATGGTGAAGATTGCGAGGACGGCTGGGAGGATGACTGGGAGAGCGGTCGGGCGGCTCATAGTGGCTCGCCGGCAGCTGGACGAGATTCTGGGCCAGTCTGCAGCCACCCAG GTTCATAAGGAGCTTAAAGAAGCTATGACACAATTAGACTCAATTCGTTATGAAGTCCAGAACTTATCTAGATTAACTCCTGGGCAGTTTATGATGAAGCAACATAACACTG GGAAATCTGATTCATCTGATGGTTCTGCAACTAAG CAAGAAGAATTTCGTCAGGAAATTCGCAGTATAATTCGTGATGAAATTAAAAACTTTG TGAGCACAACTGAAACTAGAAAACATGAAGTGGCTGATGAACCAACGACACTGAAATCCACG GACATGAAAATGGCTAATTCAGGATTGACAAATCTGCACAGCCAAGCAATGacgtatgcaaggctatctgaagCCCCAGGACTTAAGATGGGTTCTTCCTTGAGTGGGAACTACCAAGAGCAATTCAAGGAAAGCAATGGGCTGCTAAATGTATTGCCAATATCAGCTGAAAGTGCCGGATTACTTCCAAGCCGCCCAG ATGGACCAACAGGCTCAGACCTAGTCCTCGAGGCTGTGCTTGAAGCAGAAGTTGCAGAGAATGCTAAACTGTTTGTCTCGCAGCCTCATGATCAGTTACCTAaggaatga
- the LOC136482441 gene encoding disease resistance protein Pik-2-like, translated as MERASLAGGAMASLALKLNSILKPKYELMAGARTDVLFLRAELESMHAFLEKLSGVRDPDAQAKTWTKEVRELAYDIEDAMDEFMHRLDAHGANTGTANCGSSGGVLRFTGRVAWLVSTVWTHLRLANELKGLKARTIEVSKRRSRYRFGEDIWVSGDHMVVDPRINVLYADVPDLVGIDGPLTNIVDWLMDGTTGLKVLSIVGFGGLGKTTLAMEVFRRIGRQFSCRASAAVSQKLDAKKLLKDLLSQVAQEEVDRMDTWEESQLIRKLRERLLNKR; from the coding sequence ATGGAGCGTGCATCCTTGGCGGGTGGCGCCATGGCGTCCCTCGCCCTGAAGCTCAACTCCATCCTCAAGCCCAAGTACGAGCTCATGGCGGGCGCGAGGACCGACGTCCTCTTCCTCCGCGCAGAGCTCGAGAGCATGCACGCCTTCCTCGAGAAGCTCTCCGGGGTGCGTGACCCGGACGCCCAGGCCAAGACCTGGACCAAGGAAGTGAGGGAGCTGGCCTACGACATCGAGGACGCCATGGATGAGTTCATGCACCGTCTCGATGCCCACGGTGCTAACACAGGCACCGCTAACTGTGGGTCAAGTGGAGGCGTCCTAAGGTTCACTGGACGCGTTGCGTGGCTTGTGAGCACAGTGTGGACGCACCTCCGCCTCGCCAACGAGCTCAAGGGCCTCAAGGCCCGCACCATTGAGGTGAGCAAGCGGCGATCGAGGTACAGGTTTGGTGAGGACATCTGGGTTTCTGGGGACCACATGGTTGTTGATCCTCGGATCAACGTCCTCTATGCTGATGTGCCAGATCTGGTTGGCATTGATGGCCCGCTGACTAACATCGTTGACTGGTTGATGGATGGGACCACCGGTCTCAAGGTGCTCTCCATCGTTGGCTTTGGTGGTCTAGGCAAGACAACTCTTGCGATGGAAGTGTTCCGAAGGATTGGAAGGCAGTTCAGCTGTCGAGCTTCTGCTGCTGTGTCACAGAAGCTTGATGCGAAGAAGCTCTTGAAGGACTTGCTCTCGCAAGTGGCTCAAGAAGAGGTTGACCGCATGGACACGTGGGAGGAGAGTCAACTTATCCGCAAGCTGAGGGAGCGCTTGTTAAATAAAAGGTAA
- the LOC136482439 gene encoding disease resistance protein PIK6-NP-like — protein sequence MLKEQWEKLLVSIGSALEKNPDLEGMKQILSLSYYDLPYHLKTCLLYLSLYPEDFKIERDSLIQQWIAEGFIGLERGLSVEDVAEGYFNELINRSMVQPMEINCDGSAHACKVHDVMLELIVSKAIEENFVTLVGGHPVPSSFIQDTVRRLSIQCDSQTSKMQGEMNLYHVRTLTSFVQATLIPPLSVFRVLRVLNLEGYQRFSENYLKEVSNLFHLKYLNLRRTWISNLPPQIGDLKTLETLDIRDTNIEELPGTITGLHQLKYILSGGHTWGKVKLPDGIGSMASLRAILGFDICRSSACAVQELGNLQSLKEVAINWTDFTSGNVKHQEALMRTLGKLGTRNLQSFAICSCNLGSLEFLDSWSPAPNSLQKFRLSAYYFLPRVPRWMAPLCNLIDLNINIAELAYEDILILRELPSLLRLDLWLKSPQKDDTIVIHGVGFPY from the coding sequence ATGTTGAAGGAACAATGGGAAAAATTGCTTGTTTCCATAGGTTCTGCATTAGAAAAGAATCCTGATTTAGAAGGCATGAAACAGATACTTTCCCTCAGCTATTACGACCTTCCTTACCACCTGAAAACATGTTTGCTATACCTCAGTTTATATCCAGAGGACTTCAAGATTGAAAGGGATAGTCTGATTCAGCAGTGGATTGCAGAAGGATTTATTGGCTTAGAAAGAGGTCTAAGTGTGGAAGATGTCGCAGAGGGCTACTTCAATGAGCTCATCAATAGAAGCATGGTCCAACCAATGGAAATAAACTGTGATGGTAGCGCTCATGCTTGCAAGGTTCATGATGTGATGCTTGAGCTTATAGTATCAAAGGCCATTGAAGAGAATTTTGTCACTTTGGTCGGTGGTCATCCAGTTCCATCCTCATTTATTCAAGATACTGTTCGTCGACTATCTATCCAGTGTGACTCACAAACATCAAAAATGCAAGGGGAAATGAACTTGTATCATGTTAGGACACTAACCTCATTTGTACAAGCTACCCTCATACCTCCTTTATCTGTGTTTAGAGTCCTGCGAGTGTTAAATCTCGAGGGATACCAACGATTCAGCGAAAATTATCTGAAAGAGGTCAGCAATTTGTTTCATTTGAAGTATTTGAACCTCCGGAGGACATGGATTTCTAATCTCCCACCACAAATAGGAGACCTGAAAACTTTGGAAACACTAGACATAAGAGATACAAATATAGAAGAGTTACCTGGAACAATAACTGGTCTTCACCAACTCAAGTATATACTCAGTGGTGGCCATACATGGGGAAAAGTAAAGCTACCAGATGGTATAGGGAGCATGGCATCCCTAAGAGCCATACTAGGTTTCGACATTTGTCGCAGTTCAGCATGTGCAGTACAAGAACTTGGTAATCTGCAAAGTTTGAAGGAGGTTGCAATCAACTGGACAGATTTTACTTCTGGAAATGTGAAGCACCAAGAGGCTTTGATGAGAACTTTAGGGAAACTGGGCACAAGAAACCTTCAATCCTTTGCAATCTGCAGTTGCAACTTAGGTTCCCTTGAGTTTCTGGATTCTTGGTCGCCAGCACCCAATAGCCTTCAAAAATTCAGACTATCAGCATATTACTTCCTCCCAAGAGTACCAAGGTGGATGGCACCACTCTGCAACCTCATTGATTTAAACATTAACATTGCAGAACTAGCATATGAAGACATATTAATACTCAGAGAGTTGCCTTCCCTACTTCGTCTCGACTTATGGTTGAAATCACCTCAGAAAGATGATACAATTGTCATTCATGGAGTAGGATTCCCATACTAG